In Zingiber officinale cultivar Zhangliang chromosome 11B, Zo_v1.1, whole genome shotgun sequence, a single window of DNA contains:
- the LOC122034169 gene encoding mitochondrial adenine nucleotide transporter ADNT1-like has product MASEDVVGKSTGESAVTTIVNLAEEAKLAREGIKAPSHAILSICKSLVAGGVAGGVSRTAVAPLERLKILLQVQNRHAIQYNGTIQGLKHIWKTEGFRGLFRGNGTNCARIVPNSAVKFFSYEQASSGILWLYRRQSGNEDAQLSPVLRLGAGACAGIIAMSATYPMDMVRGRITVQTKNSPYQYRGMFHALGTVYREEGFRALYKGWLPSVIGVVSDLRISFFTFFSWHIQIVGTLDVYFYYH; this is encoded by the exons ATGGCATCAGAGGATGTGGTGGGGAAGAGCACGGGGGAATCGGCGGTGACGACGATAGTGAATCTCGCGGAGGAGGCGAAGCTCGCGCGAGAGGGAATCAAGGCTCCCAGTCACGCGATCCTGAGCATCTGCAAGTCCCTTGTGGCCGGTGGAGTAGCGGGAGGAGT ATCAAGAACAGCTGTTGCTCCACTTGAGCGGCTAAAAATCCTATTGCAG GTTCAAAACCGCCATGCTATTCAGTATAATGGAACTATTCAAGGGCTCAAGCATATATGGAAAACTGAAGGTTTTCGAGGGCTTTTCAGAGGCAATGGTACTAATTGTGCACGTATTGTCCCAAACTCAGCTGTAAAGTTTTTCAGCTATGAACAAGCATCAAG TGGAATTTTGTGGCTTTACCGGCGTCAATCTGGAAATG AAGATGCCCAACTTAGTCCTGTATTACGTCTTGGTGCTGGAGCATGTGCTGGTATAATTGCTATGTCTGCTACTTATCCAATGGATATGGTCCGTGGAAGGATTACAGTTCAG ACCAAAAACTCACCTTACCAGTACAGAGGAATGTTTCATGCATTAGGCACTGTTTATCGTGAAGAAGGATTCCGTGCTCTGTACAAAGGGTGGCTTCCATCTGTCATAGGAGTAGTAAGTGATCTTAGAATCTCATTTTTCACTTTCTTCAGCTGGCACATCCAAATAGTTGGCACTTTAGATGTTTATTTTTATTACCATTGA